DNA sequence from the Manihot esculenta cultivar AM560-2 chromosome 11, M.esculenta_v8, whole genome shotgun sequence genome:
GCCAAAATAAAAATGACAGTAGAATTGATGTCACTACATGTATGAGTGGAAAAGAAAATGCTAGCAAAGCACATGTACAGGCAATGAGAGGTTAGTTCTATTAGACCCATTGCTTAGAACAAAAACAATTAAGAAATAATCAACTACAACAtgtaagataaataaaaatgatacaATGGATAAAACTATCAAATCTCTTCATGTGTGTGAAGTGACTTAAATTGCAGGTAATAAACAGATAATTGGGGTAACTAAAGAATGGAGATACCGAGTAAACCTGACTTACaatttctttccttcaactatAGTATTATGAAGAGCAGTTCGAGCAGCCAAGGCAGAATTCTCTGAATCAAACTGGACAAACCCAAAACCTTTGCTCTTGCCACGTTCTTCAACCACCTTGCAAGAAAGTATAGTCCCAAACTTGCAGAACATGCTCTCTAACCGAGCACTATCAATTGAAGATACTAGATTCTTCACAAAAAGATTGCCAATGCCACTCTTTCTTGCAAAAGGGTCCCTCTGAGACCACATTAACCTCATGGGTTTTCCCTTCAAGTATGTATGGTTTAGTTTATGTAGAGCTTCATATGCTTGGAAATGGAAAAAGAAGCAAACTGTTAAAATCAGAACAGAAAGTTTCTGGAAACTCTGATACCACTGCTGGATTTAGAACAGAAAACTAAAACTCTTAAATCAGAAAACAAATTTCTAAAAACAGAACAGAAACAGAAAGCAACAGCAAAACAGAGAAGAAAGGGGCTGTATTCTTTACTTTAATAAAGACATCTCAAAACATGAGATTAACataacaaaagaaaataatatggaGAGAAAATGAGCACaaatttcattgataaaaaaacATAACACACccccaaataaataaataagtaaatccAAGGACTAGACATATCAGTCTTAcggtatatttaaaaaaaaaaaaaaaaaaatcatccgcTCTACCACCAACAACTAATGCAACTGATCATCTAGCTAGGCCTGAGTTTAAGTTTTTGAAAATCACAACAGCCGAGAAACAAAGCTCAGAACCAAGAATAAACATATAATATTCACGCATACATGCTGAAAGAGAAGAGAACATTACAACAGTACCAAAGAGAGACAGCGTTCAACAGAAATTGATCGTAGGGGGActaagagataaaaaaaaaaaaaaaaaaaaaaagcttcaaCTGTACCAAAAAGAACTAAAGATCACAGCAAcatatacacacacacatagAGATATACAAGAAAAGCTATAAAGAAATGATTGTTAGCAAAAGAAACAGAGGGAACATAAAAACCACCCTGTAAAGCACCAACATCCAAATCCCCTAAAGTTCCAGGCATGCATTCACAAAAATGTATACACAGAGAGTTCAAAAGTTCTTAGAAAGAGAAACAGAGAAACAAGTACAACCAAGAAATCCAAGAAATTCCTCTTGTACAAGAATGTAGCGATAATGGATTATACCTTGGTTGTGAGAGTAGAAGTTGACATAACCATAACAAAGAGACTTGCCGGTGTAAGCACAACGACAGAGACGAAGGGTGAAAAAGTGACACACTGAGCAAAACGCAGTTTTCAGGTCCATTTCAGTGACTTCCAGGTCCAAATCACCCACGTACAGCGATGCCCTCTGTCTCAGGTCCCCCGGTGGCTGTAATGACGGTGCCGCCGCCATTGATTTTCTTGCTCTAAAATCAAACATATGGTTCTGCGAAGACAGGGGCAGAGAGGAGGAGGGAACTTTTGTTTGTTACAACGGTGAGCTCTCAGCCCTCTGTACTCCCTGTGTATTTTTGCAGGTGTAAAAGGATACTCGCTCCAAGTAGGAGAAACACGGGTACTCGCTTGCACATAATGCAAAGTGTCCCAAGGTGGCCCCACTAGGATTTTGTTCATTGGACAACTAACGACGTCGTTTTCCTTAGTAGGCGCGGCAGTGCACACCCACTCCCATTTTTCGTTCAGCGTAAATTTAGCAAGCGACAAGGagagaaaaaatattgaattaattaacATTGCCCATTCAAAAATCTGAGTCTCTGGTGTAAGTCGTGGTATGGTTTGCTTAAGCTTGTCACTAAATAAATCAATCATTAATTTACATTGCTTCCATTTTGTGGAATTTGGTTGTACATTATGATGCATTTACACTGACCAAGAGTACATACAGACAAGCAATGAGGTCAGATTATTGTAAACTGAAGCTTTCAAAAGCCTCAATACGAACCAAGTGATGCTGCTTTTCTATGAAACGTTCCTATTTTAGAGTTATTCAGAGCTTCGGCCATGTCCAACAATTCAGATTTCTCAATGGGATGTGGGTGTTTGTCTAGTTGATTTTTCAGTGAAAAATCACTAGAAGCTGTCCTACCTGACAAACATTTCCTATGCTCAGAAGAAGATTCAGAATGATTACTCCGACCAATTTCGATATCCTTTATTTCATCTATATTTGCACTCTTCAATCTTCGAATACCTGCAGATTTTCCAGATGAGTGCCAACAAAATTGTAGAGACGGATTTTGAACGCTACTAGATTGTCGATCGGTTGCAGCATCGGTTGTTGTTGAAATGCTTGAACTACCACGTGAAGAATCAGAATCTTCTGTTCCTACATTTTTGCCTGTTGATGACCCACGATTACGATGAGGAACGTCTTTTCCCCGAATAAGTCTCCTTAACTTGTTGAAAATTTTGACTTTTTTCCAGTTGCTGTTTTTTGATGAAACTGAAGGATCATCACGGTCCGGTGAGTCTGCAATACAGGAAGTGTTAGAGGAAGACCACTGGTCAGACTCAAAATCCATAATATCGATCCCCTTCTCCACCTTCCCTTCAGTATTTGCACATTCAAATATTAGTTGTTTTGCTTTCCCCTCAGTCTCGGGACTGAGGGATCTGCTTAGGTCTCTTTCAACTGTTTTACCATGCAGGGGCTGGAAACTGCGCAATTCATATCTCAAGCAAGCATTTACCCAACGGAGATAGACTAATTCTTCAACATCAGTAGATCGATCTGCTTGGAGTCGTTCAAGTTCCTTTGCCAAGTCTCCATTTTCCTGTCCTAGTCGGTTGCTAAGTTCTCTTAATTCTTCTCTCTGCAACAATATAAACCTAGAAAATAAAATCCAAGATTCATGAACATAAAGAAATAGAAAGGTTTTGTCGAGAACAAATTACCTCAGGATTTTCAACCACAGAATTTGCAAGAATTTGAGTGGATTCCAACTGACTGGCCAATTCAGAATTTTCTAGATGCAACCTAAAGTTAGACTCCCTCAAGTCTTCTGCCTCAGCTTCTAAATCCTTCAGCTTTTGCAACTTTAACTGAATCTCTGAATCAGTTGCAGCAGCCTTGAGTTCCTGCTCCTGCAACCTATTTACTGTTTTCTGAAGGGTTAAGATTTGTTCCTTGTTCTGCTGAGCTTCAGACCTTAGCGCCCTCttcagtaatttaatttttgcttttgcAGCATCAAGATCAGCTATACTTTTTGCATGATCAGACACTTGCGCCTGTAGTCTTTGGTTATCAACCTGTAAGGATTCAATCTTGAGTCTGAAAAGATGAGATTCCATATTGTTTATTTTCAGACGGTTCTGCAGCTCTATCATTGCAGTTTCTTGCTCTTTATGGCCATAAAATTCAAGCAACTGGACCTCAAGGTTCTTCTCCCTTTCTTGGAGTACTCTTACCATGGTATTCAAATGTCTGATCTCTTGCTCATATTCatcattcatattttttaattctctTGAAGTTCCCACGTATGACCTAGGTGTTTCTAGGTCCTTCTTCGTAGATATCGCCGTATTAGTGGCAGCGTAGTCAAATTCTTTCACGAGATCATTGAATTCTGGCAAGAGGTAACCATCTTTTCCCCCATTATGTCTACAGCTTGCAGAAAGAACTGTAGGGTCATCAGTAGCAATCTTGACTATATGTGTATCTTCCTGAAAGACAGAAAACCAGAAAAGAGTTTCCTTTTCATTTTATGTAAAAAGAACCAACAGCAACTCAACCATTTGTTTCAATgtcaaacaataaaaaattaaaaataaaataaaataaactacgACAACAACACACGAAAATTTCCATACAAATAAATAGTGATAATCACTAGTATTTACAAGTGGGCAGAACAAATAATTTTGGGTCTGCTTAGTTTAATCGTCAGATGTAACTACAAATAATTGATAACTATTGTTGTTTACTTGTTGATAGCTGATAGCAGCTATTGCTATAAACTTTATCTAGCTAGTATTATTGATATGTAaaatactaataaaaatatatattatatgatttattttattgttaaaaacaaatatataattgttactttattattaaaatttatttatttaaataaatatatattttttatttattatatcatatttatttcattgtttaaataaataaacaacttaaataatataaaaagaaataagagtaactaataaatataatatgtcCTCTATATAGAAATAAGGATAAAGTAATCTTTTATATTTGAACTGATTTCAAATTGCTCTAATATCTGAAATTTTTTTTGGGTGCATCAGTTGAAACACAAATGTTCATTAGTTTTACCAAACAGATTCAAGGTAGATGTTGAATATAAAACATTTGTCAACTATTCTAGACCTCTGATCCAAAAAGCCCCTTTGGTCTTTTAAAATCACATTTTGTGCCATAATGGGAGATAATAATccaaaaaaaaatgttatttacCATACAATAAGTTTACAGCAGATATGtcaaaacaaaatttaaaactaaagtaTTTTAATCTTGCAAAAAATAATCAATGGCTAacaaaattatgaaaagaaCTTGCATGTTTTTCTGCTGAAACTGGCTTGATGCTGGCCAAATTGTGTTTTTTCTTCATTGCAGTTGTTCCTCCTTCATGTTCATCAGCTTCACTAACATGAACTGAAAACATACATAATAATATTACAATCTAATACGGGACGCAAATATGAAATCCCCATGAAAATTCAAACAAGGATAATCAACCAAAGGCATACGCAAACCTGGAGGAGAAGGCTTAGAAAATGCAAGTCTTCTGCATAATGTGCGAGAATACAGAAATCCAGCAAAAGAAAGAGCAAAAGCCATCCCAAATTTCACTAAAACAGGGCTAAAATCCGTCTTGTCTTTTACCATCTTGAGCATTAGGAAACCTTATTGTAACCAAATTGTGCACGCTTAGAAAAATATGGAAATATAGATCATAAGTCGTCTTTGCCATCCTCCATCTACAAAACCATGAAaagatatatacatatatatatatatatattagcacGACTAGACCAAGTTCAGAAACGCAGCAAAACTTGTGTATGATTAAGATTGACTCCGTTCCCACATAGAGACCAAAGGGGAAGAACCGCAAGATATGAATGATGAAAGAACTATAAGAACAAACAATGACCCAGCGCTTATAAAACTTGAATATTAATGAAAATTGTCCCAGCTGTATTATGGCAAAAGGAAACATGGAAACTTTCAAAGACAACACATCTATCAGTAATCTGATTAAGGAGAAAACAAGCCCAGAACTGGAAATATTCTCTTTAACTATCGTTGATTAAACCACACAAATATggagataaagaaaaaaaaaaaaccattttaCTTTGAACAAAACTGCATAGAGAGAGTTCGTAAATGCTCCCCTTTCCATACAGAAACTTTTAACCCATCGAAGATCAAAGTAtccaaaagaaaaatgaaagaagaaaatcaaccaaaacacatTTCAATGATACCCCttccataataataataataataagtgctAGCCCATCTCAAAACAAGCAGCAAAATTAAAAGGGCAAAACCCAATTCAAATTTGGTTGAATTTGAAACGGAGAAGCGGAGGACTCACTGTTAAAGGGAGGTGTCTCCGAGCCATTGATTCTGAACTGGGAATGAACATACAGTAAGCTCTGATTGATGCTAGTAGTATCTACTAAATAATAGCAAATTAATGTTCCTCGCTCCTGGCTCGCTATTGATTGATGGGAATAAATAATCAAGCGCTTTCAATTTCAAAAAATcaataacatagcataacaaaaCAAGCACACACAGATGCAACCGGTTTGGTTTTTGGGTCATGCATTGTTGAATTTGTTGCTCAAAATTCTCGTTACACTGAGAAATTGAAGGATTCTGATTCCAAgtttttcttttacgtttccattttccttctttttttttctcttcttgggAATTCTGATTCCAAGTTGGTAGCCCAGAGTTCTGCGAAGGTTGAAGgacttttttctgtttttaaaagaaatagtaAAATTCTGTACCTCAAAAACAAAAGGGTAAGAATATTTGCTGTTTCCACGGGCGGATGCTTTAAATGGAGATAATTATAGATAATTTTAGTTTATGTAGTAATTAATTTTAGacgatagaaaaataaattttagacaaATTTAGTTTTTGAAATAGTTAATAACCCAGTCAAccccctttttttcttttaaaaaaaaattaatttgataagGGATTTGGTCGTCAATGAATTTATCGAGTTATCCTTTTTGTTGattatatttaattgaaatttaaattttctaattttgtaCTTATgagttttttttcatattttgtgAGTTTATgcaaatttaaagaaaattttagattttgttCAAAATTGAGGTTGAACTTTTATAtaagaatatcctaaaaattggaaaagttttaataaaaaatattaaatataaatattaatatcaattttaaaaaattttaataaactttttagtaatatttaaacaaaataaattattatctaaatttataatttaaaattaataaaattataaatatatataatcttaTGAGACATACCAAGTTgaataaaagataaatattaAGTTGTCAAATTAGAATATTATTGACAATAGATTTTATAGCTTCATTACACCATAATTTCAAAGGCAGCAGAAGTAATGCTGCTACATAAATATGTTTATTCTGAAACATTTCGCTGTCCTGTCAACCAATTCATGGGACTATATAGCCTGCAAATttagacaaaagaaaaaaagtaattaaataaattagttagattcatttgatcataagagaaaatgaagaaaattaattaaaaaaaaaaaaaaggaagattgAAGATACTAACTTCCACATTTCATGCCATGGCTAAGTGGCTTGCCACAGAAATCAGCGACATGAACCACCTTATCCATGTCAATCACGCTCTCAATCTCTTTGGAGATGTACTTGCACACACATGGAATATCAACTGACTTTATTACATTGCAGCAGCCTGGAGATGGATCCATTATCGGACCTCTCTTTTGAACGTACATAGCACATTCTGTTATTAGACCTTGCAGGTCACCTTGGCATGATTGGCTCAGAGCAACACTGCTGTTGAAAATCAGAATTCCAGCCATTGCAAGAATTGCCAGTCCCATGAAGTTGATCTTCAAGATTGCCATTTCCATTTTGATATCCCTTGTCCCTTTGTTTGTGAGAGCCTGATGGCTTTATATAGACGAGGTTACTTCTGCATATTAGCTgttttttgtgcttttgaaacaagttgcCTGCTACAAAACGCTTCCGTTTTTATCTGTTTTTAAACTTGCAGAGAAACAAACGAGGATTGTGCTGGCTTCCTTTGGCAGCTAGCTAGCTTATGTGCTTCAGGTATGGCGTGAAAATACCATCCATGGTAGTAACTCACCCTCCATTTCCGCCTTTCCACCTGATcatcttaaaattaataatttattagaaaTTAGAGAATTCaagctttaatttattaaatatttgtccgttccataatttttatttattttttcaaaataattatttattttttaaattataataatatataaattaactattataattttactttattttattttatttttaaattttttaaaatattaatatttaataaaatttaatataaatataattaaaaattaataaaaatatatatttttaatatatattaaaaaaataattaaaaattatgagacgaaacaaatattaaaatttaaaattttattaatgtttccgtaaaagatatatataatcatatattttctatttcaaaaaaaaaatcatatcttttattattattattattattatagaatTTTTAAATCCAAAGCTTGACGCAATTGGTTGATATAagtatatgaatatatatatacatatataaatatttataataaacgttaaaattattattactccctttatttcataatttttatttatttttttatatattaaaatttttaaaaattttttaaataaaattatattaattatatttaataaaatttaatatttttaaataaaattataataattaatttacatactaaaaaataataataattttaaaataattaaaaaaattggtaAAAAATTATGCCAGATAGTAATATACATAAGTCAAACTAAAATTGATAAAGTTAAAAAggaatataaatataagtttttatttttattccatcAGGTATTTGGACTTCGTCCCGACCAAATAACgattattttcattttgaaaTTGGCGGGTTTCCACTAAACCCTAAAGCCCTGCAACACTCCCATTTTTCAAATCAGGGTTGGGGTTTACTACATCTCTCTCATGCAAATCCTTGACATGAAAGCCGTAAGATCATTCTGCACACACAGCCAGTTCTTCTTCTTTAACCCCACCAAAACCCTCAGGGCTTTCTCCTTCCATCCCCGTCAATTCCACCCTGCCTCCCGTCGTTTTTGCGCCGGAGAGTCCGCTCTCAGCTCCCAATCCTCCATAACTAACTCCGATTCTGGCGACAAGCGGAATGGCAATAATAGTGAAAGTGCCCGTCAAGTTTGGAGTATTTATGGTTCAGTCTCATCGAACACAAATAAGAGTGATGAGCAAGAATTGGAGCCGAGATTGTCAAATTTTCCAACGGAAGTTAGGGATACCCATGTAGAGAGGACTTATGGGAGCGCAAGGAAGGGAAATTTGAGTGACAAGGACAATGCTCCTGTGGGCGTGGAGAGTTCTGACGAAGAAATAGACAAGTTATCCAAGGAAAACGATTATAGTGGTTTGAAGACAGAGAATTTGAGTAATAGAGACAAAATCCGGAAGGGAGTAGTGCGTTATAGTAATGATAATGGAGATTTTCTGAACGAAAGGAGGTATGGAGGTTTGAAGAAGGCCGATTTGCTCAAGGAAGTGGGACCTGGGAAGATAGTTGGGAGTAGAAAGAAGGGAAAGACTAAAATTACTTATGTTTGCGAGAACTGCGGGTATGAAGATGGCCAATGGTGGGGAATCTGTCGAGAATGTCGCCTGGCAGGAACGATGAAGCAGTTTATAGAAAGGGATGTTGAGAGTGGAACTAAAGTAACTGGGATGGAGGTTTCTGAAAATGCAGTGCGGTCTTGGCTACCACAGAAGGTTGGTGAGGCACATCCATTGAAGTTGAAAGATATTAACCAGAGGATGGATCAATTGAATTGGAGGATTCCTTTGTAAGTGGTTGGTGATCCATTTAGATATATTTCTCtttgtttgttgctcgaaaagAATACTGGaccccctttttttttctttagttttgagaATGTAGTCACCTCAACAAGACTCAGTAGAGCTGGTTGTGAGAGAGCTGTATAAGTTTTGGTTTTCAAGGAAATCTGAGGTCACATTAACTAAAACAAATGATTACATCGGGTTTGGTGGGTGTAGCTTTTTGCTTTAATTAGTAAAGACCAAGGGAGTAGTACATTACCTGGCAACTTCTTAATTGAGTTCTCATTTCTTGTTCTCATCTGTACTCTATTTCTAATGCGCTTTTTTTGGCTTTATTTTGtcctctaaaatttttaatctctGGAAACCTGGCTCTTTGAATGTAGATGCTAAAGGTACATAAGGATGACCCCCttttcttaaaagaaaaataaaataaaagtttcctGCAAAATGACTCATTTTAGGCAAGGATGTTTGCGATATTATCTATGTGCAACAGAATCAGCCCTCTATTTGGTGGCATCTTTTAATGCCCTGTAGTTCCTATGGTTGGTTGTTTAGGATTTTATCATTTATGGACAATTCGTGTCATGAACTTCCATCCTGTGCATTGGGACATTATATCCTTGCTTATCATTGAAAGTACACGCATagttcaaacatgcatttaattTCTGTTTTGCAATGGAGAATTACTGAATTTTAGGcatttggtaaaaaaaaatcCACAATGGCAACTTCTTTAGACTATAATACAAAATTTTATACCATGGCCCTATGTACATACATTAGTTAGAGTAATATAAATTTGCAATTTGCTTCCTTTATATCATGCATATAATTTTTTGTGGATTGTGATTCAGGCCTGGACTCTTTGGAAGTGAAGTTGCTAGGGTGCTTGGTGGCGGTCTTGTTCCAGGTTTGGCCAGATTTGTCTGAATCATGCTCATTAATGATTTAAGATATTGTTTTCATGATCTGACCTTCTTAGTTTCTGAATCTTTATCAGCTTGCAGTAGGTAGAAGCAATGCAGCATTTTGTTGAAATAGAAACTACTGCCTTTAAACCTGCTAATTCATTTATATCTTGTGTTCTTAGTAATTTGACAATATTATATtttcccttctctctctctctatccctCTGCCTCTTTTATGAATTGATTGAAAATTTCCAGCTTTGCAGCAAGCACAACAGTGCTGAAAGTTGAGGACAATTTTGGAGTCTTTGTTTTATATGCAATTTTTTTCCTTCCCACCCTAGTATTCGTGGTTGTTATGTTTTAACATAATACGGGTCATCTCATTTAAGGACCATATGCCAACTTTGGTGATTCATCCTGATTGATGTTGTTGATCTTCCTTCCATGGTAAAACTTTTTTTGCAGCATTTACTAAGAAACGAAATGCACCAGCTGTTACATTTATCACATCCTTTACATTTTGGTGGAACTTGCAAAAAAATTCTTCATGCTTTTTCTTTAATCATGGTTTTGtgccattattttttttaatataagaaaattaaatttattcaatagaGAATGTAGAATACAGCGAAGAAGATATTCTTCTAGAACAAACAAATAGAAACAACAGTAAAAAAGAACATTTTTTGATTGTTTGAtttgttattaatataattagtaGAATGTGGAATATTACTCCAGATTGTTCATTTGGTCACTACGAACAAGAGAATAGGAATGAGAATCAGTGTGTCATTTCCATCTATTGGAGTTTTTGGCACAATGGAGTGGCAGTATGAGAATGGTAGACCAAGAATGAGAAGAGTTCTTTTCCTCTTTTTAATCCTGCATGGGATCTAAGAAGAGAGACCAAGAATGGATGAAAGATAATTAGCTTTACCTTTCACTAATTCCTTAAGTAAATATGCCGAAGCTTTTATTTTCTTGATTCTTTGGGGTGGATGCAAGGCCTGGGTATTGAATCTGTGTCATGACCTTTTATTTGAAGGTTCTTTGATTTTGGTTGGTGGTGATCCTGGTGTTGGCAAGAGCACTCTGTTATTGCAGGTACAAATTGCTTACACTACATTAGTCTAATGTGCTTTGTGGAATTCTTGACTTTATTCCTTTAACATATTCAGGATATTCGCATATATGCTTCTGTTTGATCTCCAGTTATCTTATCCCCCCATTCCATGCCTATCTTTAGTGTTTGTCTGATGTGATATATACTCTTTTAAATTTGAAGATTGCTGCAATAATTGCTGAAGGACAAGATGTAGGTAAACAAACTCCAGTTGTATATGTCTCTGGAGAAGAGGTTAGTATTTCCTATTTTCTGATTTTAAtatgccaaaaaaggaaaaaggaaagaaatataCCTTTTGGCTTCTTCGTTAATTTCAAATGAAATGTCAACTTCTCATAATTTTGGTATTTTAACATAAttcctttctttaatttttaccCTTGCTTAAAATGAATGGTGTTTAAGATATCAACATTTGGGGGGATATTATATAAATGGCTTCAAAATTAGTAGTCCAgttatttcattattttcagAAGCTACAGTTCTGATTCCATCCAATATTTGACTTCATTTCTTTTGAGCATCAATTAGCAATTAAAGGTTTGTTTTCAATGTGTTAAGTGGTAGCTCGCTTCCCTTTCTTGTGGCAGAGTATTGAGCAAATTGTTAACAGGGCTGATCGCATAAGGATCGGAGTGGAGGAAATATTCTTGTATTCAAGTACTGATATTGAGgtaattatttttgtaattatgCCAAAGGGATTTGTTAGTTATTATTTTACCTTTTGCCTGCTATCATTATTCTTTGTGTTTGTGGTTTCATGTTATTGCAATTTTGCTTTGATTCATGTTGCTGCTTCATCTTGTGCAAAGCTTATAGTAATAGATATAACTTGCTCTCTTCCAGGACATATTAGCGAAAATTCAGCCTCTATCTCCCCGTGCTCTAATTATTGATTCAATTCAAACAGTTTATATACAAGGAGTTACTGGAAGTGCTGGAGGATTATCTCAGGTTTGAATATAACCTACAATAATAAAATACCTGATCTCACTATGCTGAGCTGGAATCATTTAGTCCACGGGCATTCTGTGCTCAGGATATTTCATCACTTTAGCTCAATATGCTCTTTTTCTCTGATGTATGAAAAACACT
Encoded proteins:
- the LOC110626451 gene encoding DNA repair protein RadA isoform X2, translating into MQILDMKAVRSFCTHSQFFFFNPTKTLRAFSFHPRQFHPASRRFCAGESALSSQSSITNSDSGDKRNGNNSESARQVWSIYGSVSSNTNKSDEQELEPRLSNFPTEVRDTHVERTYGSARKGNLSDKDNAPVGVESSDEEIDKLSKENDYSGLKTENLSNRDKIRKGVVRYSNDNGDFLNERRYGGLKKADLLKEVGPGKIVGSRKKGKTKITYVCENCGYEDGQWWGICRECRLAGTMKQFIERDVESGTKVTGMEVSENAVRSWLPQKVGEAHPLKLKDINQRMDQLNWRIPLPGLFGSEVARVLGGGLVPGSLILVGGDPGVGKSTLLLQIAAIIAEGQDVGKQTPVVYVSGEESIEQIVNRADRIRIGVEEIFLYSSTDIEDILAKIQPLSPRALIIDSIQTVYIQGVTGSAGGLSQVKECTSALLRFAKKTKIPVLLIGHVTKSGDIAGPRVLEHIVDVVLYLEGEKHSTHRLLRPVKNRFGSTDELGVFEMSQSGLEAVSNPSEIFLSEQYLGSEILVGLAVAVIMDGSRSFLLEIQALCATGSSVSRHVNGIQASRADMIISVLKKQAGLMLQENSIFLNVVSGVTLSETAGDLAIAAAICSSFLEFPIPNNVAFIGEIGLGGELRTVII
- the LOC110626451 gene encoding DNA repair protein RadA isoform X4, which produces MQILDMKAVRSFCTHSQFFFFNPTKTLRAFSFHPRQFHPASRRFCAGESALSSQSSITNSDSGDKRNGNNSESARQVWSIYGSVSSNTNKSDEQELEPRLSNFPTEVRDTHVERTYGSARKGNLSDKDNAPVGVESSDEEIDKLSKENDYSGLKTENLSNRDKIRKGVVRYSNDNGDFLNERRYGGLKKADLLKEVGPGKIVGSRKKGKTKITYVCENCGYEDGQWWGICRECRLAGTMKQFIERDVESGTKVTGMEVSENAVRSWLPQKVGEAHPLKLKDINQRMDQLNWRIPLPGLFGSEVARVLGGGLVPGSLILVGGDPGVGKSTLLLQIAAIIAEGQDVGKQTPVVYVSGEESIEQIVNRADRIRIGVEEIFLYSSTDIEDILAKIQPLSPRALIIDSIQTVYIQGVTGSAGGLSQVKECTSALLRFAKKTKIPVLLIGHVTKSGDIAGPRVLEHIVDVVLYLEGEKHSTHRLLRPVKNRFGSTDELGVFEMSQSGLEAVSNPSEIFLSEQYLGSEILVGLAVAVIMDGSRSFLLEIQALCATGSSVSRHVNGIQASRADMIISVLKKQAGLMLQENG
- the LOC110626451 gene encoding DNA repair protein RadA isoform X1, producing the protein MQILDMKAVRSFCTHSQFFFFNPTKTLRAFSFHPRQFHPASRRFCAGESALSSQSSITNSDSGDKRNGNNSESARQVWSIYGSVSSNTNKSDEQELEPRLSNFPTEVRDTHVERTYGSARKGNLSDKDNAPVGVESSDEEIDKLSKENDYSGLKTENLSNRDKIRKGVVRYSNDNGDFLNERRYGGLKKADLLKEVGPGKIVGSRKKGKTKITYVCENCGYEDGQWWGICRECRLAGTMKQFIERDVESGTKVTGMEVSENAVRSWLPQKVGEAHPLKLKDINQRMDQLNWRIPLPGLFGSEVARVLGGGLVPGSLILVGGDPGVGKSTLLLQIAAIIAEGQDVGKQTPVVYVSGEESIEQIVNRADRIRIGVEEIFLYSSTDIEDILAKIQPLSPRALIIDSIQTVYIQGVTGSAGGLSQVKECTSALLRFAKKTKIPVLLIGHVTKSGDIAGPRVLEHIVDVVLYLEGEKHSTHRLLRPVKNRFGSTDELGVFEMSQSGLEAVSNPSEIFLSEQYLGSEILVGLAVAVIMDGSRSFLLEIQALCATGSSVSRHVNGIQASRADMIISVLKKQAGLMLQENSIFLNVVSGVTLSETAGDLAIAAAICSSFLEFPIPNNVAFIGEIGLGGELRTVPRMEKRVNTVAKLGYKMCIVPKSAEKYLSTVGFEGLKIIGCSNLRQVIDTVFTRQK
- the LOC110626451 gene encoding DNA repair protein RadA isoform X3, with product MQILDMKAVRSFCTHSQFFFFNPTKTLRAFSFHPRQFHPASRRFCAGESALSSQSSITNSDSGDKRNGNNSESARQVWSIYGSVSSNTNKSDEQELEPRLSNFPTEVRDTHVERTYGSARKGNLSDKDNAPVGVESSDEEIDKLSKENDYSGLKTENLSNRDKIRKGVVRYSNDNGDFLNERRYGGLKKADLLKEVGPGKIVGSRKKGKTKITYVCENCGYEDGQWWGICRECRLAGTMKQFIERDVESGTKVTGMEVSENAVRSWLPQKVGEAHPLKLKDINQRMDQLNWRIPLPGLFGSEVARVLGGGLVPGSLILVGGDPGVGKSTLLLQIAAIIAEGQDVGKQTPVVYVSGEESIEQIVNRADRIRIGVEEIFLYSSTDIEDILAKIQPLSPRALIIDSIQTVYIQGVTGSAGGLSQVKECTSALLRFAKKTKIPVLLIGHVTKSGDIAGPRVLEHIVDVVLYLEGEKHSTHRLLRPVKNRFGSTDELGVFEMSQSGLEAVSNPSEIFLSEQYLGSEILVGLAVAVIMDGSRSFLLEIQALCATGSSVSRHVNGIQASRADMIISVLKKQAGLMLQENSIFLNVVSGVTLSETAGDLAIAAAICSRYQEWRKE